A region from the Pseudomonas cucumis genome encodes:
- a CDS encoding MbcA/ParS/Xre antitoxin family protein — protein MPASTIALSPQQQLETPEAGRVALKFFFNLMERWGCTAEQQRTLLGKVGNTTFYKYKHLPPNVRLPHDTLERISYLMGIHKALSIIFSNSRERAYTWVSSPNTAAPFNGQSALSYMLAGRVVDIADVRRYLDGVRG, from the coding sequence ATGCCAGCCTCAACCATCGCCCTCAGCCCACAGCAACAACTCGAGACTCCCGAAGCCGGTCGAGTCGCGCTCAAGTTCTTTTTCAACCTCATGGAACGCTGGGGCTGCACCGCCGAGCAGCAACGCACCCTTTTGGGCAAAGTCGGTAATACAACGTTTTACAAGTACAAACACCTGCCACCGAACGTGCGCCTGCCCCACGACACCCTGGAACGCATCTCGTATTTGATGGGCATCCACAAAGCGCTGAGCATCATCTTCAGCAACAGCCGCGAGCGCGCCTACACTTGGGTCAGCAGCCCGAACACCGCCGCGCCGTTCAATGGCCAGTCGGCGCTGTCCTACATGCTGGCCGGCCGCGTGGTCGACATCGCTGACGTGCGCCGCTACCTCGATGGAGTGCGCGGTTGA
- a CDS encoding RES family NAD+ phosphorylase: protein MAPELADPQWPRAYRIVNSCFPPISLFEDVLDPEDLPTAYALEALTNDRLMEEAGVLSRVRPEDHISGPGSTPVMAAFTHIGKTSRFTDGTFGVYYGASSQTAAIAETSYHQERFLAATNEPDLELTMRTYVNQVVKPLHDIRQDYPHLHDPDPNAYGPSQAFARQLRETLSWGLLYNSVRLPGHECVAAFRPPAVSIPKQGKHIRYVWSASSRKISFVFEVSEM, encoded by the coding sequence ATGGCGCCGGAGCTGGCCGATCCGCAATGGCCGCGGGCCTATCGGATCGTCAACAGCTGCTTCCCGCCGATCTCGTTGTTCGAAGACGTACTCGATCCCGAAGACCTGCCCACCGCCTACGCGCTGGAAGCCCTGACCAACGATCGGTTGATGGAAGAAGCCGGCGTGCTCTCCCGCGTGCGCCCCGAAGACCACATCTCCGGCCCCGGCTCCACACCCGTTATGGCCGCCTTTACCCATATTGGCAAAACCAGCCGCTTCACCGACGGCACCTTCGGCGTCTACTACGGCGCCAGCAGCCAGACTGCCGCCATCGCCGAGACGAGTTATCACCAGGAACGCTTCCTCGCTGCGACCAACGAACCCGACCTCGAGTTGACCATGCGCACCTACGTCAACCAGGTCGTCAAACCCCTGCATGACATCCGCCAAGACTACCCCCACCTCCACGATCCGGACCCCAACGCCTACGGCCCCTCCCAGGCCTTTGCCCGCCAACTGCGCGAAACATTGTCATGGGGTTTGCTCTACAACAGCGTTCGCCTGCCTGGCCATGAATGTGTTGCCGCGTTTCGCCCACCGGCGGTTTCTATTCCGAAGCAAGGGAAGCACATTCGTTATGTGTGGAGTGCGAGCAGCCGGAAGATTTCGTTTGTGTTTGAGGTCAGCGAGATGTGA
- a CDS encoding tautomerase family protein: MPFVSVRITRDGVTSEQKAQVIAEITETLERVLNKRPDLTHIVIEEVDTDNWGYAGMTTTQYRKQQAEAQGQS; the protein is encoded by the coding sequence ATGCCTTTCGTAAGCGTACGCATCACCCGCGATGGTGTTACCTCAGAGCAAAAAGCTCAGGTAATCGCCGAAATCACGGAAACACTGGAACGTGTCCTCAACAAGCGCCCGGACCTGACCCACATCGTGATCGAAGAAGTCGACACCGATAACTGGGGCTATGCCGGGATGACCACCACTCAGTATCGAAAACAACAGGCTGAGGCGCAGGGGCAGTCATGA
- a CDS encoding SDR family NAD(P)-dependent oxidoreductase — MSNSKKVIVITGASQGLGAGMVKAFRDLDYRVVATSRSIQPSTDPDIHTVAGDIGDPAIAQRVIRETIERFGRIDTLVNNAGIFVAKPFTAYTQEDYAAVLSVNLNGFFYITQLAITEMEKQGSGHVVNITTSLTDHAIDGVPSVLASLTKGGLNAATKSLAIEYAKRGIRVNAVSPGIIKTPMHGEETHEALGNLHPVGHMGEISDIAQAVVYLDSANFVTGEILHVDGGQSAGH; from the coding sequence ATGAGCAATTCGAAAAAAGTCATCGTGATTACTGGCGCCTCCCAAGGTCTCGGCGCTGGCATGGTCAAGGCCTTCCGTGATCTCGATTACCGGGTAGTCGCCACTTCGCGTTCGATCCAGCCATCCACCGATCCAGACATCCACACCGTTGCCGGCGATATCGGCGACCCGGCGATCGCCCAGCGAGTCATCCGTGAAACGATCGAACGTTTTGGCCGCATCGATACCCTGGTCAACAACGCCGGGATCTTCGTCGCCAAGCCGTTCACCGCCTACACCCAGGAAGACTACGCCGCAGTGCTGTCGGTGAACCTGAATGGCTTCTTCTACATCACCCAACTCGCGATCACCGAGATGGAAAAACAAGGCAGCGGCCACGTCGTCAACATCACCACCAGCCTGACGGACCACGCCATCGACGGTGTGCCGTCGGTACTGGCGTCGTTGACCAAGGGTGGTCTGAACGCGGCGACCAAATCCCTGGCCATTGAGTACGCCAAACGCGGGATTCGGGTGAACGCGGTTTCCCCGGGCATCATCAAAACGCCGATGCATGGTGAGGAAACTCACGAAGCACTGGGGAATCTGCACCCGGTTGGGCACATGGGGGAGATCAGCGATATTGCTCAGGCTGTTGTTTATCTGGACAGCGCCAACTTTGTCACCGGCGAAATCCTGCATGTAGATGGCGGGCAGAGTGCAGGGCACTAA
- a CDS encoding FkbM family methyltransferase — protein sequence MTFISYAQNFEDIRLWRALKNVENGFYIDIGANDPTQDSVTKAFYDRGWTGINVEPMPNYYNALCQQRPKDTNLQCVAGETADDLTFYGIAGTGLSTLDPALAQQHKDAGMDVRSQTVKSRTLASICEQHARNRPIHFLKIDVEGHEETVLRGMDFTQWRPWIILIETPWERDQTWETLVTGAGYHSILFDGINTYYLAEEHLALKPAFDIPPCNLDEFQFCRGHNFSHPVTDAENHLAAALQRAEHAEAQLRAMQNSRAWRALQKLKNVLVRG from the coding sequence GTGACGTTCATTTCTTACGCACAGAATTTCGAAGACATCCGCCTGTGGCGCGCCCTCAAAAATGTCGAAAACGGCTTTTACATCGACATCGGGGCCAACGACCCCACCCAGGACTCCGTCACCAAAGCCTTTTATGACCGTGGCTGGACCGGCATCAACGTCGAGCCCATGCCGAACTACTACAACGCCCTGTGCCAGCAACGCCCAAAAGACACCAACCTGCAATGCGTGGCCGGCGAAACCGCCGATGACCTGACCTTCTACGGCATCGCCGGCACCGGCCTGTCGACCCTCGACCCGGCCCTGGCGCAGCAACACAAAGACGCCGGCATGGACGTGCGCAGCCAAACCGTCAAATCCCGCACCCTGGCCTCCATCTGCGAACAGCACGCACGGAACCGCCCGATCCACTTTCTGAAAATCGACGTCGAAGGCCACGAAGAAACCGTCCTGCGCGGCATGGACTTCACCCAATGGCGACCGTGGATCATCCTCATCGAAACCCCATGGGAGCGCGACCAGACCTGGGAAACCCTCGTCACCGGCGCCGGTTACCACTCCATCCTGTTCGACGGCATCAACACCTACTACCTGGCCGAAGAACACCTGGCCCTCAAACCCGCCTTCGACATCCCACCGTGCAACCTGGACGAATTCCAGTTCTGCCGCGGCCACAACTTCAGCCACCCCGTCACCGACGCCGAAAACCACCTCGCCGCCGCCCTGCAACGCGCTGAACATGCCGAAGCGCAGCTGCGGGCGATGCAAAATAGCCGAGCCTGGCGTGCCCTGCAGAAACTCAAGAACGTACTGGTTCGCGGCTGA
- a CDS encoding methyltransferase, which yields MPAKGVDSCVLTGEALLARFTALDAFLIEHQALWKPRPFTHLQLPWEASYPELAFWLRGRSLEDAENSHNQPCLLDAPEPFASLAAMSAELSAVGELPARALEAAGHRLNVDVPGRKWQQIEAFAGRLQFAHAPTHWLDWCSGKGHLGRRLLQTGQQLTCLEYDPALVASGQALSQRHQLHALHVEQDVLAPGAASLLNAAHTPVALHACGDLHVRLIQLASAAGCKQLAIAPCCYNRISLDTYQPLSCAAERSDLHLSLDDLALPMSETVTAGARVRRQRDTSMARRLAFDLLQRQLRGVDEYLPTPSLPSAWLDKPLADYCRDLAALKDLSTVGTPDWAALEAAGWQRLAEVRNLELLRGLFRRPLELWLVLDRALFVIEQGYSVRLGTFCETPLTPRNFLLLAERS from the coding sequence ATGCCTGCCAAGGGCGTTGATTCCTGCGTGCTGACGGGCGAGGCCCTGCTCGCCCGTTTCACCGCGCTGGATGCTTTTCTGATCGAGCATCAGGCGCTGTGGAAACCTCGGCCGTTTACCCATCTGCAACTGCCTTGGGAAGCGTCCTACCCGGAGTTGGCGTTTTGGCTACGCGGGCGGTCGCTGGAGGATGCGGAAAACAGTCATAACCAACCTTGCTTGCTCGATGCGCCTGAGCCGTTTGCTTCATTGGCGGCGATGTCTGCTGAACTGAGCGCGGTGGGTGAATTGCCGGCTCGTGCGCTAGAAGCGGCGGGCCATCGCTTGAATGTGGATGTGCCGGGACGCAAATGGCAGCAGATTGAAGCGTTCGCCGGTCGCCTGCAGTTTGCTCATGCACCGACGCATTGGCTGGATTGGTGCTCGGGCAAGGGCCATTTGGGGCGGCGCCTGCTGCAAACCGGTCAACAACTGACTTGCCTGGAATACGACCCGGCGCTGGTCGCCAGCGGCCAGGCACTCAGCCAGCGTCATCAATTGCATGCACTGCATGTCGAGCAGGATGTACTCGCGCCCGGCGCAGCCTCTTTATTGAACGCCGCTCACACGCCAGTCGCGCTACACGCCTGCGGTGATCTGCATGTGCGACTGATCCAACTCGCCAGCGCCGCCGGTTGCAAACAACTGGCCATTGCGCCTTGCTGCTACAACCGGATCAGTCTGGACACCTATCAGCCGCTTTCCTGCGCGGCCGAGCGCTCCGATCTACACCTTTCCCTCGATGATCTTGCGCTGCCGATGAGCGAAACCGTCACCGCCGGCGCTCGCGTCCGACGCCAGCGCGACACCTCCATGGCGAGGCGCTTGGCGTTCGACTTGCTGCAACGGCAACTGCGCGGCGTCGACGAATACCTGCCGACCCCTTCCCTGCCCAGTGCCTGGCTGGACAAACCTCTCGCCGATTATTGCCGCGATCTGGCCGCGCTCAAAGACTTATCCACAGTTGGAACGCCAGATTGGGCCGCGCTGGAAGCCGCCGGTTGGCAGCGACTGGCCGAAGTGCGCAACCTGGAGCTGCTGCGAGGCCTTTTCCGACGGCCTCTGGAGCTGTGGCTGGTACTTGATCGAGCACTTTTCGTCATTGAGCAAGGTTACTCCGTTCGCCTCGGCACCTTCTGTGAAACCCCACTCACACCGCGCAATTTCCTCCTCCTGGCAGAACGCTCTTAA
- a CDS encoding ABC transporter permease encodes MNWEVIIKWLPKLAQGATLTLELVAIAVIAGLLLAIPLGIARSSRLWYVRAFPYGYIFFFRGTPLLVQLFLVYYGLAQFDAVRNSSMWPYLRSPFWCATATMTLHTAAYIAEILRGAIQAIPPGEIEAARALGMSRAKALFYIMLPRAARIGLPAYSNEVILMLKASALASTVTLLELTGMARTIIARTYLPVEIFFAAGMFYLLMAYVLVRGFKLLERWLRVDACQGR; translated from the coding sequence ATGAACTGGGAAGTCATCATCAAGTGGCTGCCGAAACTGGCTCAGGGCGCGACGCTGACCCTGGAACTGGTGGCTATCGCCGTGATCGCAGGGTTGCTGCTGGCGATTCCGCTGGGCATCGCTCGTTCGTCACGACTCTGGTACGTGCGGGCATTCCCCTACGGTTACATCTTCTTTTTCCGTGGTACGCCGTTGCTGGTTCAGCTGTTCCTGGTCTACTACGGCCTGGCGCAGTTCGACGCGGTGCGTAACAGCTCGATGTGGCCCTATCTGCGCAGTCCGTTCTGGTGCGCCACCGCGACCATGACCCTGCACACCGCGGCCTACATCGCCGAGATCCTGCGTGGTGCGATCCAGGCGATTCCACCGGGCGAGATCGAAGCGGCGCGGGCGCTGGGCATGTCCCGGGCCAAAGCGCTGTTCTACATCATGCTGCCCCGTGCCGCGCGCATTGGCCTGCCGGCCTACAGTAACGAAGTGATCCTGATGCTCAAGGCCAGCGCCCTGGCCAGTACCGTGACGTTGCTGGAACTGACCGGCATGGCCCGCACCATCATTGCCCGCACCTACCTGCCGGTGGAGATCTTCTTCGCCGCAGGCATGTTCTACCTGCTGATGGCTTACGTGCTGGTTCGCGGCTTCAAGCTGCTGGAGCGCTGGCTGCGCGTCGATGCCTGCCAAGGGCGTTGA
- a CDS encoding ABC transporter permease — translation MIIDLYGFGPALAAGALMTVKLALSALCLGLVLGLLGALAKTSPYKPLQWLGGTYSTLVRGIPELLWVLLIYFGTVNLMRALGEFFGNPDLELNAFAAGVIALGLCFGAYATEVFRGAILAIPKGHREAGVALGLSKFRIFTRLIMPQMWRIALPGLGNLFMILMKDTALVSVIGLEEIMRHAQIGVTISKQPFTFYMVAAFMYLGLTILAMTGMHFMERRAARGFARSTQ, via the coding sequence ATGATTATCGACCTCTACGGATTCGGCCCGGCGCTCGCCGCTGGTGCGCTGATGACTGTGAAACTGGCACTCTCGGCCTTATGCCTGGGGCTGGTGCTCGGTCTGCTCGGCGCCTTGGCCAAGACTTCCCCGTACAAGCCGCTGCAATGGCTTGGCGGTACTTATTCGACGCTGGTGCGCGGCATCCCGGAATTGCTCTGGGTGCTGTTGATCTACTTCGGCACGGTCAACCTGATGCGCGCACTGGGCGAGTTCTTCGGCAACCCCGACCTCGAACTCAACGCCTTCGCTGCCGGCGTGATTGCGCTGGGGCTATGCTTCGGCGCCTACGCCACGGAAGTGTTTCGCGGCGCGATTCTGGCGATCCCCAAAGGTCACCGTGAAGCCGGCGTAGCCCTGGGCCTGTCGAAATTTCGCATCTTCACCCGGCTGATCATGCCGCAGATGTGGCGCATCGCCCTGCCGGGCCTGGGCAACCTGTTCATGATTCTGATGAAAGACACTGCGCTGGTATCCGTCATCGGCCTGGAAGAAATCATGCGTCACGCGCAAATCGGCGTGACCATATCCAAGCAACCGTTCACCTTCTATATGGTGGCCGCCTTCATGTATCTGGGCCTGACCATTCTGGCCATGACCGGCATGCACTTTATGGAACGACGCGCCGCTCGCGGCTTCGCGAGGAGCACCCAATGA
- a CDS encoding ABC transporter substrate-binding protein: MQNYKKIFLAAAVTLAFSAGAAAETLKMGIEAAYPPFNNKDASGNVVGFDREIGDALCAKMKVECTVVTSDWDGIIPALNAKKFDFLISSMSITDERKQAVDFTEPYYSNKLQFIAPKDKEFKTDKDSLQGKVIGAQRATLAGTWMEDNMPGVEVKLYDTQENAYLDLTSGRLDGILADKYVNYEWLKSDAGRSYEFKGDPVEESDKIGIAVRKDDPLRARLNLALKEIVEDGTYKKINDKYFPFSIY; encoded by the coding sequence ATGCAGAACTACAAAAAAATCTTCCTGGCCGCTGCTGTCACCCTGGCCTTCAGCGCCGGTGCCGCCGCCGAGACCTTGAAGATGGGCATCGAAGCGGCCTATCCGCCGTTCAACAACAAAGATGCCAGTGGCAATGTCGTCGGCTTCGACAGAGAAATCGGCGATGCCCTGTGCGCCAAGATGAAAGTCGAGTGCACCGTGGTCACGTCCGACTGGGACGGCATCATCCCGGCTCTGAACGCCAAGAAGTTCGACTTCCTGATCTCCTCGATGTCGATCACTGACGAACGCAAGCAAGCGGTGGACTTCACCGAACCGTACTACTCCAACAAACTGCAGTTCATCGCACCGAAAGACAAAGAGTTCAAAACCGACAAGGATTCCCTGCAGGGGAAAGTGATCGGCGCACAACGCGCGACCCTCGCCGGTACCTGGATGGAAGACAACATGCCCGGCGTTGAAGTCAAACTCTATGACACCCAGGAAAACGCTTATCTGGATCTGACTTCCGGACGTCTGGACGGCATCCTGGCGGACAAGTACGTCAACTACGAGTGGCTGAAAAGCGACGCCGGTCGCTCGTATGAATTCAAGGGCGACCCGGTGGAAGAAAGCGACAAGATCGGTATCGCCGTGCGTAAAGACGACCCCCTGCGCGCCAGGCTGAACCTTGCCCTGAAAGAAATCGTCGAAGACGGCACTTACAAGAAGATCAACGACAAGTACTTCCCGTTCAGCATCTATTGA